The window GCGTGTACAGCCAAGGCAGTAAGTGGAGCGACCACTGCACCATTGATCGTCTGGTTTCCTTACAGTTAAATCGCCATGCCGCCATCGTACATCGACTGGATAGAGCCACCAGCGGCCTGATGCTCATTGCCCACAATAAAAAAACGGCCGCTGCACTGTCGCAACTGTTTGCACAGCGAACTATCGATAAAAACTATATTGCTATTGTGGCGGGTGAATTCCCCAGCAGTGAAAAACCGGTCCGTATTGAAACCGAAATTGATGGTAAGCAAGCCGTTAGTGAGGTCGCTATGCGCAGCTATGACGCAGAACAACAGCAAAGCAAAGTATTCATCAAAATTGAAACCGGACGCAAGCACCAGGTGCGTCGCCATCTAAGTGAACTGGGTTTTCCTATCATTGGCGATCGCCTCTATGGCACGGCCAAAACTGAAGACGAGAATTTAAAATTATGCTGCCAGTCGCTGGCTTTTATTTGCCCTATCAGTGGCGAGCCTAAACACTTTCAGTTGCAACAAGCCATGCAAGTACAATTTAGCAGCCACCCCTTAACGAATACGCGTGGCCAATAACGGCGCGACCACTTCAATAAACGCTGCGACTCGCCGGTTGTTTTGAATGTCAGTATGGTTAAATACCCACAAGCCAATTTCCAATTCATCGATTACTTCACTAATTTGCACTAGCGATTTTTCTTGCTTCGCCAGAAAACACCAGAGCTGACCAACACCGACACCATGGGTTACCGCCTCACGTAATGCATGCCAGGAATTGACTCGCAAACTAATGATCGCCTCTTCGGCTACATAACGCTGCATCCACTGCGCGGCATGGCTATGCGCCAGGTCTCGCCCCCAACCTACCCATTGCTGTTCGCTGTAAGGCAAAGTCTTTTTATGTTTCTTTAGATAGGATTTAGCGGCATAAATGGCGCGCTGAAGTTCACCAACGCTGATGCCGGTTAAATAATCCGGCAGCTGATGTCCTACGCCGATACCCACATCCGCCTTGCGTTGATTGATGCTCGCCATGGGATCAACCGTATTCAACAACTCAACCGTCACATGCGGATACAATGTTGAAAACTGAGCCAGTTCAGGAATAAATTCAGGCCCTAAGCCCAATGGCGCAGCCACCCGCAAGCTGCCAGCCACATCGCCACCCGTCGCTGAAATCCGCTGCTCCAAACCATCCACTTGCTGTTGTAAATGACGAGCACTGGCAATCGCCTCTTCACCGGCACTGGTTAACTGCAAACCGCCAGCCGACTGTTCCAGTAACGGTGTCGCCAATTGTTTTTCCAGCGTCGCAATACGACGGGCGACCGTTGTCCGATTCACCCCCAACTCCCGCGCGGCATTTGAAAAGCTGCCGCTCTGTACCGTAGCCAGGAGATATTTTAGATCATTCCAATTTAGCATTGCTGCATATTTGCACACCCATGGTGCAAAGTAAATCGTGTGATTTTAATTTTGGCTACAGTATATTGATGACCGCTTTCGCGTTATATGCAGTTATGAAAGATGTATAAAAACCTCACTATTAATCGCTACGGAGCAAG is drawn from Oceanicoccus sp. KOV_DT_Chl and contains these coding sequences:
- a CDS encoding RluA family pseudouridine synthase, encoding MTSNQQKFELHFAIDSRTLNAVDAIAEHIPTDSHPISKAEIKQAMAKGCTWLSRKKNTLRLHRGKKPLQIHDEIHFYFDPQVLAQQPVAPQLIADLEDYSVWFKPYGVYSQGSKWSDHCTIDRLVSLQLNRHAAIVHRLDRATSGLMLIAHNKKTAAALSQLFAQRTIDKNYIAIVAGEFPSSEKPVRIETEIDGKQAVSEVAMRSYDAEQQQSKVFIKIETGRKHQVRRHLSELGFPIIGDRLYGTAKTEDENLKLCCQSLAFICPISGEPKHFQLQQAMQVQFSSHPLTNTRGQ
- a CDS encoding LysR family transcriptional regulator, with the protein product MLNWNDLKYLLATVQSGSFSNAARELGVNRTTVARRIATLEKQLATPLLEQSAGGLQLTSAGEEAIASARHLQQQVDGLEQRISATGGDVAGSLRVAAPLGLGPEFIPELAQFSTLYPHVTVELLNTVDPMASINQRKADVGIGVGHQLPDYLTGISVGELQRAIYAAKSYLKKHKKTLPYSEQQWVGWGRDLAHSHAAQWMQRYVAEEAIISLRVNSWHALREAVTHGVGVGQLWCFLAKQEKSLVQISEVIDELEIGLWVFNHTDIQNNRRVAAFIEVVAPLLATRIR